In one window of Oryza sativa Japonica Group chromosome 9, ASM3414082v1 DNA:
- the LOC4346672 gene encoding bZIP transcription factor 44 — MSSGTSSGSSQGTRSSRSEDDLNLQAQMEKKRKRRKESNRESARRSRMRKQQHLDELTSQVNQLKNQNQQLSMALSLTTQNLVAVQAQNSVLQTQELELQSRLCALTDILMCMNNTSATPTPTIPATTTSACDIFGASSWNQPPIDLYQYQCF; from the exons ATGTCGAGTGGGACCTCGTCCGGGTCGAGCCAGGGAACCCGGAGCTCCAGGTCGGAAGATGACCTGAACCTCCAGGCCCagatggagaagaagaggaagaggaggaaggagtcGAACCGAGAGTCGGCTCGGAGGTCTAGGATGAGGAAGCAACAGCACCTCGACGAACTCACCTCGCAG GTGAACCAGCTGAAGAATCAGAACCAGCAGCTGAGCATGGCACTGAGCCTGACCACACAGAACCTTGTGGCAGTGCAGGCACAGAACTCAGTGCTGCAAACCCAGGAGTTGGAGCTGCAGAGCAGGCTGTGTGCCCTAACTGACATCCTGATGTGCATGAACAACACCAGTGCTACTCCTACTCCTACAATTCCAGCCACCACTACAAGTGCTTGTGATATTTTTGGTGCCAGCTCATGGAACCAGCCACCCATAGACTTGTACCAGTACCAGTGCTTCTGA
- the LOC9269108 gene encoding small polypeptide DEVIL 4-like codes for MKMRMGAQDMKLKGLKRALKEQKARLYIIRRCVAMLIRWHD; via the coding sequence ATGAAGATGAGGATGGGTGCTCAAGACATGAAGCTCAAGGGCCTCAAGAGGGCTCTCAAGGAGCAGAAGGCAAGGCTCTACATCATCCGCCGATGCGTTGCGATGCTCATAAGATGGcatgattga